Proteins from a single region of Hypomesus transpacificus isolate Combined female chromosome 9, fHypTra1, whole genome shotgun sequence:
- the etnk2 gene encoding ethanolamine kinase 2, whose protein sequence is METEIHVPVGSPVIRKFPIFVDELKVTDGAMKLIKELRPSWDKNHVKTKLFTDGTTNKLVGCYVDDSPEDVVLVRVYGNKTELIVDRDNELKSFQVLHANGCAPRLYCTFQNGICYEFMQGDALGTQDVRDPTLLRLIAGEMARIHAIHAHNGCIPKPNLWIKMRKYLSLVATEFTDQASNARIRQEVPSQAVLEQEMAWMKEHLSTLGSPVVLCHNDLLCKNIIHNSKEGHVRFIDYEYSSYNYQAFDIGNHFNEFAGMSELDYGLYPSREMQFEWLRVYLQAYKTFATKGEEVSPRDLETLYVQVNKFALASHFFWGFWALIQAKYSSIDFDFLGYAVLRFNQYFKTKPAAMALQIPE, encoded by the exons ATGGAGACGGAAATACACGTGCCGGTTGGGTCGCCTGTGATAAGAAAATTCCCGATTTTCGTGGACGAGCTCAAAGTTACGGATGGGGCAATGAAGCTCATTAAGGAGCTTCGCCCATCGTGGGACAAGAACCATGTCAAGACCAAG TTGTTCACCGATGGAACCACCAACAAGCTGGTAGGCTGCTACGTGGATGACAGTCCAGAAGATGTGGTCCTCGTCCGGGTGTACGGCAACAAGACGGAACTCATCGTGGACCGCGACAATGAGCTCAAGAGCTTCCAG gtgCTGCATGCTAATGGCTGTGCCCCACGTCTCTACTGCACCTTCCAGAATGGCATCTGCTATGAGTTCATGCAGGGGGATGCCCTGGGAACGCAGGATGTCAGGGACCCCACGCTGCTCAG GCTCATTGCCGGAGAGATGGCTCGCATCCATGCCATCCACGCACACAACGGCTGCATCCCCAAACCCAACCTATGGATAAAGATGCGCAAATATTTATCTCTGGTCGCCACCGAGTTCACCGACCAAGCCTCCAACGCCAG gaTCCGCCAGGAGGTTCCCAGCCAGGCcgtgctggagcaggagatggcGTGGATGAAGGAGCACCTCTCCACCCTGGGCTCCCCCGTCGTGCTCTGCCACAACGACCTGCTCTGCAAGAACATCATACACAACAGCAAGGAGG GTCATGTTCGCTTCATAGACTATGAATACTCCAGTTACAACTACCAGGCCTTCGACATCGGGAACCACTTTAATGAGTTTGCAG GGATGAGTGAGCTGGACTACGGGCTGTACCCTAGCCGTGAGATGCAGTTTGAGTGGCTCCGAGTGTATCTGCAAGCCTATAAAACGTTTGCCACGAAAGGAGAGGAGGTCAGCCCGCGAGACCTGGAGACACTCTACGTCCAGGTCAACAAGTTTGCCTTG GCATCTCACTTCTTCTGGGGTTTTTGGGCACTCATCCAGGCAAAGTACTCCTCCATCGATTTTGACTTCCTGGG ctacGCTGTGCTGCGTTTCAACCAGTACTTCAAGACCAAGCCTGCAGCGATGGCCCTCCAGATCCctgaatga